One Edaphobacter flagellatus genomic region harbors:
- a CDS encoding flagellar motor protein MotB, with amino-acid sequence MSRKKKHEHVNHERWLVSYADFITLLFAFFVVLFASSQSDKKKQSQVAAAMQSAFTPLGIFESHSKTPPIADNSFAPSQTKPAAIPLPMPPVGSTHLEETEARIHRLLRTQSASGGIPPGSVTTHMTPEGLVISLNEIGFFASGSAEVRVASMAMLTALATTLPNAPVRVEGHTDNVPIHNDQYPTNWELSTARATAIARLLLERSNIQPTNLAAAGYAEYHPVASNATEEGRSQNRRVDIILLRDRAPSR; translated from the coding sequence GTGAGCCGAAAGAAAAAACATGAGCATGTCAACCACGAGCGCTGGCTAGTCTCCTACGCCGACTTCATCACACTGCTCTTCGCCTTCTTCGTCGTTCTATTTGCCTCCAGCCAGTCCGACAAAAAGAAGCAGAGCCAGGTCGCTGCTGCCATGCAATCTGCCTTCACCCCGCTCGGCATCTTCGAATCGCACTCCAAGACTCCACCCATCGCAGATAACAGCTTCGCGCCCAGCCAGACAAAACCTGCGGCCATTCCTCTGCCCATGCCTCCCGTAGGTAGCACCCATCTCGAAGAAACCGAGGCTCGCATCCATCGCCTGCTCCGCACGCAATCTGCCAGCGGAGGCATTCCTCCTGGCAGCGTCACCACACACATGACTCCAGAGGGTCTCGTCATCTCTCTCAACGAAATCGGCTTCTTCGCCTCCGGATCAGCCGAAGTGCGTGTCGCTTCCATGGCTATGCTCACGGCGCTCGCCACAACGTTGCCCAATGCTCCCGTGCGCGTCGAAGGACACACCGATAATGTCCCCATCCACAATGATCAGTACCCCACCAACTGGGAACTCTCCACTGCACGCGCCACTGCCATCGCACGGCTTCTGCTCGAACGCAGCAATATTCAGCCCACCAATCTCGCCGCGGCAGGCTATGCCGAGTACCACCCTGTAGCCTCCAATGCCACCGAAGAAGGTCGCAGCCAGAATCGCCGAGTCGACATCATCCTTTTGCGAGACCGAGCACCTTCACGATAA
- the sdhA gene encoding succinate dehydrogenase flavoprotein subunit, giving the protein MAAATPRIIVVGGGLAGLSAVIKIAEAGGKVDLFSIVPVKRSHSVCAQGGINAAKNLKGEGDDVYKHFDDTIYGGDFLANQTPVKAMTAMGPAIIDLLDRMGVPFNRTPEGLLDFRRFGGTLYHRTAFAGATTGQQLLYALDEQVRRYESEGKVTKYEGWEFLSAVLDNNGVCRGICAMDLRTMELRTFPADAIIVCTGGNGAIFGKSTNSVVCTGSAQSALYQQGAYYANGEFIQVHPTAIPGEDKLRLMSESARGEGGRVWVPKDKNDKRAPQSIPESDRWYFLEEWYPKYGNLVPRDVATRAIFKVVYEHGMGIDGQPQVYLDVSHLSPERQHKLEGILEIYEKFVGDDPRKVPMKIFPGMHYTMGGLWVDFNQQTNIPGVFAAGEADYSIHGANRLGANSLLSCIYGGFVAGPQALQYAKSLPAAEGDGGHAAELQRQKEYNNILLNNPGTENPFKIWRELGDTMTKHATIIRYNAGLDEADAKIVELQQRYRNINLSDKSQWANTSFAFARQLYNMLELARVIVQGARLRDESRGAHYKPDFPDRNDEQFLKTTKASFVDSAPKFEFEDVDIQYIKPRPRRYDATA; this is encoded by the coding sequence ATGGCAGCAGCAACTCCCAGAATCATCGTCGTAGGCGGCGGCCTCGCTGGCCTCTCCGCCGTCATCAAAATCGCCGAAGCTGGCGGCAAGGTCGACCTCTTCTCCATCGTCCCCGTCAAGCGCTCGCATTCCGTCTGCGCCCAGGGAGGCATCAACGCCGCCAAGAACCTCAAGGGCGAGGGCGACGACGTCTATAAGCACTTCGACGACACCATCTACGGCGGGGACTTCCTCGCCAATCAGACCCCCGTCAAGGCCATGACCGCCATGGGGCCCGCCATCATCGACCTGCTTGACCGCATGGGGGTCCCCTTCAACCGCACCCCCGAAGGCCTGCTGGACTTCCGCCGCTTCGGCGGGACTTTATATCACCGCACAGCCTTCGCTGGAGCCACCACCGGCCAGCAGCTTCTCTATGCGCTCGACGAACAGGTTCGCCGCTACGAGTCCGAAGGCAAGGTCACCAAGTACGAAGGATGGGAGTTCCTCTCCGCCGTGCTCGACAATAACGGCGTCTGCCGCGGCATCTGCGCGATGGACCTCCGCACCATGGAGCTGCGCACCTTCCCTGCCGACGCCATCATCGTCTGCACTGGCGGCAACGGAGCTATCTTCGGCAAGTCCACAAATTCCGTGGTGTGCACCGGCTCCGCACAGTCCGCGCTCTACCAGCAGGGCGCCTACTACGCGAACGGTGAGTTCATCCAGGTTCACCCCACCGCCATCCCCGGCGAAGACAAGCTGCGCCTCATGTCCGAATCAGCCCGCGGCGAGGGCGGCCGCGTCTGGGTCCCCAAGGACAAGAATGACAAGCGCGCCCCGCAGTCCATTCCCGAGTCCGACCGCTGGTACTTTCTCGAAGAGTGGTACCCCAAGTACGGCAACCTCGTCCCGCGCGACGTAGCCACCCGGGCAATATTCAAGGTGGTGTACGAGCACGGCATGGGCATCGACGGCCAGCCGCAGGTCTACCTAGACGTCTCGCACCTTTCTCCTGAGCGCCAGCACAAGCTCGAGGGCATCCTCGAGATCTACGAGAAGTTCGTAGGCGACGACCCCCGCAAAGTCCCCATGAAGATCTTCCCCGGCATGCACTACACCATGGGCGGCCTCTGGGTGGACTTCAACCAGCAGACCAACATCCCCGGCGTCTTCGCCGCGGGCGAGGCCGACTACTCCATCCACGGAGCTAACCGCCTCGGAGCCAACTCCCTCCTCTCTTGCATCTACGGCGGCTTCGTCGCCGGACCGCAGGCCCTGCAATATGCCAAGTCTCTCCCCGCAGCCGAGGGCGACGGTGGCCACGCAGCCGAGCTCCAGCGCCAGAAGGAATACAACAATATCCTTCTCAACAACCCCGGCACCGAGAACCCCTTCAAGATCTGGCGTGAGCTTGGCGACACCATGACCAAGCACGCCACTATCATCCGCTACAACGCCGGGCTCGATGAGGCAGACGCCAAAATCGTCGAGCTACAGCAGCGCTATCGCAACATCAATCTCTCGGACAAGAGCCAGTGGGCCAATACCAGCTTCGCCTTCGCCCGCCAGCTCTACAACATGCTCGAGCTAGCCCGCGTCATCGTCCAGGGCGCACGCCTCCGCGACGAGTCCCGCGGAGCCCACTACAAGCCCGACTTCCCCGACCGCAATGACGAGCAGTTCCTCAAGACCACCAAGGCCAGCTTCGTCGACAGCGCCCCCAAGTTCGAGTTCGAGGACGTCGACATCCAGTACATCAAGCCGCGGCCACGCCGTTACGACGCCACCGCCTGA
- a CDS encoding DUF4233 domain-containing protein — translation MTETASHYFVFFVLPVIFIAIWAYAFFFTHRVKERMKQIAGPGRSLSSEEAGIATVLLERERRSGKTGTA, via the coding sequence ATGACAGAGACGGCATCGCACTACTTCGTCTTCTTCGTCCTTCCGGTGATCTTCATCGCCATCTGGGCCTATGCCTTCTTCTTCACGCACCGCGTCAAGGAGCGCATGAAGCAGATCGCAGGTCCGGGCAGGTCACTGTCGAGCGAAGAGGCCGGGATCGCCACCGTTCTGCTCGAGCGGGAGCGCCGCTCCGGCAAGACTGGCACCGCGTAA
- a CDS encoding non-canonical purine NTP pyrophosphatase, which produces MTLYVATSNPGKLRDFAVANTAHISIEPLPNLAAIAPPPEDEPTFEGNAIAKARYYSSHSPGLIVIADDSGLEVDALHGRPGVRSARFADDHNFHPATDKPLSTNERNNLYLISLLTGVPLTERSARYHCVLAAARNGHLLAIGHGAVEGEILTEPRGTGGFGYDPLFYLPSHQRTMAQIDLETKLSLSHRGRAFTALLAELSQHL; this is translated from the coding sequence ATGACCCTCTATGTAGCCACATCCAACCCTGGCAAGCTCCGCGACTTCGCCGTCGCCAACACCGCCCACATCTCCATTGAGCCTCTGCCAAATCTCGCCGCCATCGCTCCGCCGCCCGAGGACGAACCTACGTTCGAAGGCAACGCCATCGCCAAGGCGCGCTACTACTCCAGTCACTCCCCCGGCCTCATCGTCATCGCCGACGACTCCGGCCTCGAGGTCGACGCCCTCCACGGCCGTCCCGGCGTCCGCTCCGCCCGCTTCGCCGACGACCACAACTTCCACCCGGCGACCGATAAACCTCTAAGCACTAACGAACGCAACAACCTCTATCTCATCTCCCTCCTCACCGGAGTCCCACTCACCGAACGCAGCGCCCGCTACCACTGCGTCCTCGCCGCCGCACGCAACGGCCACCTCCTCGCCATCGGCCACGGAGCCGTCGAAGGCGAGATCCTCACCGAACCCCGAGGCACCGGCGGCTTCGGCTACGACCCACTCTTCTACCTTCCCAGCCACCAACGCACCATGGCCCAGATCGACCTAGAAACCAAGCTTTCCCTCAGCCACCGAGGCCGCGCCTTTACAGCCCTCCTCGCCGAGCTTTCCCAACATCTGTAA
- a CDS encoding secondary thiamine-phosphate synthase enzyme YjbQ, translating into MNPQNEDDAKTMSEMKAHTEYLTFRTRERYEMVHITDEIEEIVRRSGIDDGLCFVSPMHITAGIYVNDHEDGLIEDIGVWLEKLAPRWPGYKHHRTGEDNADAHLKALLLHHETTLPVTKGSLDLGTWQRVFYAEFDGQRSKRVIVKVLGLAKG; encoded by the coding sequence ATGAATCCACAAAACGAGGATGATGCAAAGACGATGTCCGAGATGAAGGCGCACACAGAGTATCTGACGTTCAGAACGAGGGAACGTTATGAGATGGTTCATATTACCGACGAGATCGAAGAGATTGTGCGGCGCAGCGGCATCGACGACGGACTGTGCTTTGTGTCGCCGATGCATATTACAGCCGGGATCTATGTGAACGATCACGAGGACGGGCTGATTGAAGATATCGGCGTGTGGCTGGAGAAGCTGGCTCCGCGCTGGCCGGGATACAAGCATCACAGGACGGGCGAGGACAATGCGGATGCACACCTGAAAGCGTTGCTGCTGCACCATGAGACGACGTTGCCGGTGACGAAGGGGAGTCTGGATCTGGGGACGTGGCAGAGGGTGTTCTATGCGGAGTTCGATGGGCAGCGCTCGAAACGAGTTATCGTGAAGGTGCTCGGTCTCGCAAAAGGATGA
- a CDS encoding acyltransferase family protein — protein MKRENNFDIIRLLLATVVVFFHVGHVSGAPLFEPLPRYFSGHLAVEGFFAISGFLIFASWERASSLGDYWIKRAARILPGYWLATALCLAIAFYYHSYHVGPFLLANLSFATFLHSSIPGVFPNNPMPVLNGALWTIKIEVMFYIAVPIIVWLCRRLHRDAVLWTLFALSIIYRIAMANHETLAVQLPGQLSFFMIGALIHYHLRWFEANGRWITLTAALMYVAHAITGWFILRPAAVATLTLAASLLLPTVKGPTRWGDFSYGTYVLHWPIIQIVVAAGLYAAHPWAALIVTLVAVALGAALSWFFVEKPSLAFAHSRRIKTPYPAVTPS, from the coding sequence ATGAAGCGCGAGAACAACTTCGACATCATCCGACTGCTCCTCGCCACCGTCGTTGTCTTCTTTCACGTCGGCCACGTTAGCGGTGCTCCCCTCTTTGAGCCGCTCCCCCGCTACTTCAGCGGCCACCTTGCCGTCGAAGGCTTCTTCGCCATCTCCGGCTTTCTCATCTTCGCCAGCTGGGAACGCGCCTCTTCGCTTGGCGACTACTGGATCAAACGCGCGGCTCGTATCCTGCCAGGCTATTGGCTCGCCACCGCCCTCTGCCTCGCCATCGCCTTCTACTACCACAGCTATCACGTCGGTCCCTTCCTGCTGGCCAACCTCAGCTTCGCCACCTTCCTGCACAGCTCCATCCCCGGCGTCTTCCCCAACAACCCGATGCCGGTTCTCAACGGAGCTCTCTGGACCATCAAGATCGAGGTGATGTTCTACATCGCCGTCCCCATCATCGTCTGGCTCTGCCGCCGTCTCCATCGCGACGCCGTCCTCTGGACGCTGTTCGCGCTCTCCATCATCTACCGCATCGCCATGGCCAACCATGAGACCCTCGCCGTGCAGCTCCCAGGCCAGCTCTCCTTCTTCATGATCGGTGCGCTCATCCACTATCACCTCCGCTGGTTCGAGGCCAACGGCCGCTGGATCACCCTCACCGCCGCCCTCATGTACGTCGCGCACGCCATCACCGGATGGTTCATCCTGCGCCCCGCCGCCGTCGCCACACTCACTCTCGCGGCCTCGCTGCTGCTGCCCACCGTCAAAGGCCCCACGCGCTGGGGAGACTTCTCCTACGGCACTTACGTCCTGCACTGGCCCATCATCCAGATCGTCGTTGCCGCCGGACTCTACGCCGCACACCCCTGGGCCGCCCTTATCGTTACCCTCGTGGCCGTCGCCCTCGGTGCCGCCCTCTCCTGGTTCTTTGTAGAAAAACCATCTCTTGCATTTGCACACTCACGGCGAATCAAAACCCCTTATCCCGCCGTTACACCAAGCTAA
- a CDS encoding succinate dehydrogenase, whose product MATATPPAPSAAPIRGVQPLRAGEGHSFFWHKLHSLTGIVPIGAFLIEHIVSNFEIVNGPLAYAKQVLFLNSLPLVRVLEWGLIFIPLAFHALYGLFIAFRGRTNVNVYPWAGNWMYISQRVTGIIAFLYIIQHVLRQRFMGVSLPEHPGAAFAKVQHELSNPWMIAIYVIAMIATTWHFAYGIWLFAAKWGITPGEKARKTFGYVCAVVGIALCLMGLVSIYAVVTAPPAPEDVMPTQTAKMTLPTPMIPSHLGEAR is encoded by the coding sequence ATGGCTACCGCCACCCCGCCAGCCCCCTCCGCCGCACCCATCCGCGGCGTGCAACCGCTCCGCGCGGGCGAGGGCCACTCCTTCTTCTGGCACAAGCTCCATTCTCTGACCGGCATCGTCCCCATCGGCGCTTTCCTCATCGAGCACATCGTCTCCAACTTCGAGATCGTCAATGGCCCCCTCGCTTACGCGAAGCAGGTGCTCTTCCTCAACTCCCTGCCGCTGGTCCGCGTCCTCGAGTGGGGATTGATCTTCATCCCGCTCGCCTTCCACGCCCTCTATGGCCTCTTCATCGCCTTCCGCGGACGCACCAACGTCAACGTCTACCCCTGGGCCGGCAACTGGATGTACATCTCCCAGCGCGTGACCGGCATCATCGCCTTCCTCTATATCATTCAGCACGTCTTGCGGCAGCGCTTCATGGGCGTCTCGCTCCCCGAGCACCCCGGCGCGGCCTTCGCCAAGGTCCAGCACGAGCTCTCCAATCCGTGGATGATCGCCATCTACGTCATCGCCATGATCGCCACGACCTGGCACTTTGCCTACGGCATCTGGCTCTTCGCCGCCAAGTGGGGCATCACCCCCGGCGAAAAGGCCCGCAAGACCTTCGGCTATGTCTGCGCCGTCGTCGGCATCGCGCTCTGCCTCATGGGACTCGTCAGCATCTACGCCGTCGTCACCGCACCACCGGCTCCCGAAGACGTCATGCCAACACAAACCGCCAAAATGACGTTACCGACGCCGATGATTCCATCACATCTTGGAGAGGCGCGCTAA